The region GTCGTGGACAGAGGAAGTGGCAAACCCACAATGAGGGCAACGTTCCTGTGTCTCTGTTTTCTCTACATGAATCGCATAACCATAGGAAAGAAGTTCTTGTTTAATCACTTTAAATTCTGGCAATCCTAGTGGTATAGAAAGCACTTACGAGACCTCCTTAATGTTTATTTCACCGCTAACATTATTGCCAGGATCTCGTCAGTGCTTTCTCTTTTTTGTCACTAAATCACAAAATTTGGTGATGAACCGTTTATTGCGTTTCCTCATTTGTTCAATAAACTTGAGAGCTTCCTCTCGAAAATAGTTCTCGTCAATCTCCTCATTCTCCCAGTCAACGGAGACGTTAAACATTTCAGCGAGCTTCTTAGCCGCCTCCAAAAAGGAGCAATCTTCCATTTTCATCACAAAGTCAAAAACGTCTCCGCCTTCTTGACACTTAGTGTGACAATAATAGAGTTTGTTGCGCTCGTCAAAAGCAAACGCTGTTGGGTTGTCTCCTCGGTGTATAGGGCAAGTGGAGCGAATATTTCCACTTCCATGTATTCTCTGAGCCCCATACACCTCGAGGAGTCTTCTCACGTTAACTGCGTCACGAATACGCTCGAGAGGGTTGCGCTTGCTCATGAGACTTCCTCCTGTAAGAGAATTTCCGTTTTGAAGTCAATGTCTATCTCGTCGAGGTTTGAAGCTCCTCCACGCTGGAAAGCTATCTTAAAGCGTTGGTTTCCTG is a window of Geobacillus kaustophilus DNA encoding:
- a CDS encoding CHC2 zinc finger domain-containing protein translates to MSKRNPLERIRDAVNVRRLLEVYGAQRIHGSGNIRSTCPIHRGDNPTAFAFDERNKLYYCHTKCQEGGDVFDFVMKMEDCSFLEAAKKLAEMFNVSVDWENEEIDENYFREEALKFIEQMRKRNKRFITKFCDLVTKKRKH